The following DNA comes from Abditibacteriota bacterium.
TTTTGAAGGACGGCATCACCGAGCTCATCCGCGGCTACACCATGGAGGCCGGGGTCAGGACCCTGGAGCGCAAGATAGCCGCCGTCTGCCGCAAGTGCGCCCGCTACTGGGCGGACAACGGCGCAGGGGCCCCTGTCAGGATCAACAAGAACAAGGTCAACGAATATCTGGGGGCTCCCAGATACGCCGCCGAGGAGATAGACAGCAGAGTGTCGGAGCCCGGCGTGATGGTAGGCATGGCCTGGACCTCCTTTGGAGGCGACATACTCTACATCGAGGCTACCCGTATGCAGGGCAAGGGCAATCTGCAGATCACAGGACAATTGGGTGACGTGATGAAGGAGTCGGCGCAGCTGGCATACACCTACGTGCGCGCCCACGCCGAAGAGCTGGGCATAGACCCCGCCTTTTACGAAAAGACCGACATCCACATCCACGTGCCTGCAGGCGCCATTCCCAAGGACGGCCCCTCTGCCGGCGTGACCCTGGTCAGCGCCATGGTCAGCCTGCTCACGGGCAAAAAGGCTGTGTACAGACTGGCTATGACCGGCGAGATCACCCTCAGAGGCAAGGTGCTGCCTATAGGCGGCGTCAAGGAAAAGCTGCTGGCAGCCAAAAGGGCCGGCATCGATCAGGTCATAGTCCCCAAGGCCAACGAAAAGGACGTGAAGGAAGACGTGCCCGAGGCCATCCTCAGCGAGCTGAAGGTCAACTATGTGGAAAACATAGGTCAGGTGCTGGAGCTGGCCATACAGAAATGACCCCGTATAAGCAAAAGGAACAAGAGCAGCCTCTTGTTCCTTTTTTTCTTGAGCCGGTTGACCGGCGCAGACATCCCGGCTGCGGCCGGACATATTATCTGCACATAGTCTTCGCTTCGTCCACGGTGAGGGCGTGATCAAAAAGCCTGATGTCGCTTATGACGCAGTCTCTCAGATTGCCGCCTATGGCCACGCTGAGGGAATTCTCCACCATCCTGCCCGCCGGCACCTCCGCGCACATGGCGCCGTCCAGCCAGCCCCGGAGGGTCTTTCCGTCTGCCACCATGCCGATGACGTGCTCCTTTTCGTCTTTGGGATAAGGGAACACCACTCTGCGGACCGTGCCGGAGCCGTCTGCTATCTCCCCAAAGAACTCGTCCGAATCCTTGCTGTATTTGATGTGAAAGCCGCTCTCGCTGTAGTAGCTCTTGGCTATGATGGTCAGATCGCCGTCAAAGGCCTTGTTTTTCAGCGTAAGCTTCACAAAGACGCTGGGCTCGGGCCCCGTCTCCGCTACCAGATCTATGTTCCGGCTCCCGGTAAACGAAAGGCCTTTCTCCGTCAGGAGCGAGGGCTTTCTTTCCAGTCCCTTTTCCCCTATCTCCTTCAGGGCCTCCGCTTTCACGTCCCCGGGACTGAAGGCGCCGTAGGCCCTGTAGATGAGCCGCAGAGCCTCATCGGTATATATGCTGTTGTCGGTATAGACCGGAACCTTGAAGGTCTCCTCGATGGTGGCCTTGCCGGGCCTGAAGCCCAGGAGCTCCCGGACCACCTTTTTGCCGGGCAGCGGTCTGGTGATGGGCGTCCACTCAAAGGGGCGGGCAAAGATGGCCTTCACAGTCTCTTCCTGTCCAAAGCCCTCGGGACAGGCTTCGGACCGGGTGTTGAACCTGTATTGGCGGCCGTCCCATCCCACGACGCACAGAGGATAGGTGGCGGGTCGTATGCCGGGCATGGACATATAGCCCCGGCGGACGTTCTTTTTCAGCCAGTCCGTGGCGTAGAGGAGAAAGCTGTTGCGATAGTCCTCCGGGCAGTTGGCGAACCAGCATATCTCGTCGGTGCCCCACACGTTGTACACGGGCTTGCCGTCTATGCCGTCAAAGAAATTGTCTATCTCATACAGCTGAGGTATGACGTCGCACTCCCACCCTGCCGGGTGTATCCCCGGAGGCATGGTGTCATAGCCGGCGTCTCCGTGTCCCTTGGCAAGAGTGGCTTCAAAGGGCTCGGTGCCGGATACGGGCCTCAGGGGAAAGGCGTGAAAATCCCACAGATATCTGTCTCCCACCCGGGCGTTCTCCGCGAAGAAGTGGGCGTCGCACAGCAAATAGTGCCGGCGGGCCTTGGTTTTGGCGTAATCCCTGACCATGCCCAGCAGCTTGCTCCATTCAGCTCTTCCCTCATCCCTTTTGCCTACCAGGTCTGCCTGGCCGAAATGGATGGCCTCGTAGCCCGCGTCTATATAGCGCCGGGCCCTGTAATAATACCACATCTGAGTTTCCTGCCGGGTGATATCGGGCACGGAGCCTCCGCGGGTCCAGTTGTTGCGATAGCTGCCGTCGGGGAACAGCATGGCTTCGTAGTCAAAGCACCGGCTCACAGGCTCCAGCCCAAAGGCTTCGAAGACCCAGGCGGGAACGGGTATCTTTTCCACTCCCGTGGTCCTGCCGGCAGCCACAGCCTCCGGACACTCGCAGGAATAGACTGCCTCCAGTATTGCCGCCTGCAATATGATCTCCGGATCTATGGCGTGGATCTTTTGGGCCATTGACCGGGCAGAGGCAAAGTGCAGCTCGTCGTCAGCGGGACAGCTGCCTGCCAGGGCGACCCTGCCCAAAAACTTGGGCTTCACGTTGGCTATGGCCCTCAGGTCGTCATCGGCGTATTTGGAGGGGATGCCTTCTGCATCGCAGGCCAGAGCGCTCATGACAATGGCTCGGGAGAGATAGGCTTCCAGGGTCTCGCAGGATATGGTGCGGTCAAAGTCAAAAAAGGATGCGGCGTGCAGTGTGACCGCCAGGGCTTCCGCAGCAAGGATCATCAGCAGGATCAGTGTCATCTTCATAGTATCTCGCCTTTATTTGTTTCTTTATTGAGGAGCGGGCCGGGCTCGCAGAGCCCCTCGGACCGATCCTTATTATCATTATAGCATATATCGGCCGGACAAAAAAAAGCGGCTCCCACGGGAGCCGCACTATTGTTGGTTTATTCCTTGGCGGAGGGAGCAGCCAGATAGTTCTCTATCTGCTTTTTGTCCATGATATCATTGTACCACTTGTTCATCTCCTGACTCCGTTTGGAGGAGAAGGAAGAAGAGGTATTGATCTCTTCCAGGTCCGCCTTGTCGGCGTTCTTGCCCAGCTTGTCCACCTTGATCAGGTGATAGCCAAAGTCTGTCTTCACGGGCTCGGACACCTGTCCTTCCTCCAGAGCAAACACTGCCGTCTTGAATTCGGGCACGTAGTTCACGCTCTGGTCAAACCATCCCAGAGAGCCGCCCTTTGAGGCAGTGTTGTCTTCGGAGTATTCCTTGGCGAGCTCGGCAAAGTCTTCGCCGGCCTTCAGCTTGGCGTTCACCTCTTGTATCTTGGCCAGACACTTGGCATCCTGCTCTTCCTCGGGATCTGCCGGGTCAAACTTGATGAGTATATGGCTTGCCTTGATATAGTCCTTCACGTCATCCTTGGTAGCTGCGAACTTGACGTCGGCGTATTTCTTCACCAGCAGGTTCATCCTCATGTCGGACATGAGGCGGGATTTGCTGATGCCCTTGGAAGCGAGATAGGCGTCCACGTCGGTGATCTGATTGGCGGCAAAGGCCTTGTTGATCTCTTCCTCTACCTCGGCGTCGGATACGGTGATGCCGGCCTTTTTGATCTCGCCATAGAGAGCGTTCTTCTCACAGAGAGATTCCAGCTCGGTGGTGGCCTGACCCATCCAGAGCTGCTTTATCAGCTGACCCTTGGTGATGGGCACTCCGTCCACTCTGGCTATGATGGTGTTGTCCGGCATGGCCAGCACTCTTTCCATAAATGCGTCATGGCTCTCACCCTTCTGGGGAGCTACCACCGCGGGAGCGGCGGCCTTGGCAGGAGCGGCAGCCGTGACAGGAGCCTTGGTCTTGGTCTTGGCAGCCTTGGCGGGAGCGCCGAACACGCTGCAGGCCGAAATGGCCAGGGCAAGGATGACAAAGGATATGATCAGTCTTTTCATACAGTGAGCCTTTCTTACTTGGTGCCGTCAAATATGTAGGGCGTGGTAAACAGAGTGTAAGCGCCGTTCTGGGACATGAAGGTCACTTCTGCAAAAGCGCCCTTGAAGGAGCCCTTGGGCTTCTTGACGGTGAATACAAAGCCGTCGGTTTCTCTGGTCACGTTCTGACCGGCCACCCAGCGGACGTTCCTGAAGTCTCTTCTCGAAGCCTCGGCGTCATAGGTCCTGACCGCCTGCACGTAAGCGGGATCGGTCTTGATGCGGCAGACTATATCGTCTCCCTCTTCGCTCCACTTCCAGGTCATTCTGTTCATGGCAGACTCGCCGCCGCACTGGTTCATGAAGGCCTTCAGCGTGCCGATATAGCCGCTGATGTTCTGCACGGACAGATCGCCGGTGGAGTGATTGCCGTTGACCTTGTAATACAGATAGTTCTTGGTACCCTTCAGGTCGTCAAAATAGAGACTGGCTGAATCCAGAGTCCAGTACTGATCGTTGGTGCCGTTGATGAGCAGCTTGGGGCAGGTCATGGCGTCGTTGTTGGTAAAGGGATCCACGGCCTCTATCAGGGCAGCTCCCTGAGGAGTCTTGATGACGTCCAGGATGTTGATGTCCTTGTAGTCGTTCAGCTGGTCGGACAGCTCGGTGTAGGACTCCTGCTCATGAGCAAGCTGCTCGGGTATCTTCAGAAAATCAAAAACGAGAGGAACTATGCCGCATACTCTGGCATCGCCGATACCTGCGCTGAGCCAGGTGGTCCAGCCTCTCTTGGAGGCGCCGGCCACCACGAACTGGCTGATGGCGGTATCAAAATTGTCCTTGGTAAACTCTTCGATCAGATCCATGGCCTTTACCACGCTCTTGACCATAGGGAACAGGAGGGGCCAGGACGACAGGTCGTCTTCTTCCACTGCCTTCTCGAAGGAGTAGGCTATAAGGGCATCCTCCGTCTTCTCAAAGAGAGGCTGATTGGGGATGTTGTATATGATAGCCACGGGAGCAGCCAGGGCCGAACAGGCCTGGACCAGGGTCATGGTCTTGTCGTTTGAAGGATCGCCTCCGGTGACCAGCAGCAACGCTATGGACTTCATGGTGCACTGAGAAGGATAGTATATCTGCACCTTGTGGGTCCACTTTTCGCCCTGCCATTCCTGGCTGGTCATATCAAAGGTGGACACGGACACCTGTCTGTTGTTGTACAGCTGTATCTTGGACAGGCTGTAGTCAAAGGCTTTGTCGTCTGCGCGGACGTAGCTCTTCAGCTCACCGGCGGCAAAAGCAGCCGCGGCCAGCGAAAGGAGTACAGCCGCCAGGACCAGGACAGATATAGTGAATTTGATGTTGGACATTTTGTTCCTCCGATAAACACATCTCTATATTCAGTATAGCACTCATCCGACTCTTTCGTCAATGAAAATTCCCCGGGGCCTGCAAAAAAATTCTTTATTATTTTAAGTAAAAGTAGTATAATAAATCTTGCCACTACAACACCGGAGGTAATTTATGCTCAACATAGAAGCCATTGAGGTCAGGAAGGCGCTGATCCACAAGATCAACTACCGTCAGGAAAAGGTAGAGCTTGCGCCGGCAGATCACATTCCCACCCAGGGCATGGCGCAGTATTTCGGGGAACATATACGCAATATCATCAATTCGGCCACGGTCAAGACAGGCAGGTTCGAATCCGCCGAGGGCACCGTATGCGTGTGCGCCGGGAAAATGCTGACGGACGCGACCTCCTTTTATGAACAGAGCACGATCATGGCTTACTGGTTCTACAGCAACCACGAAAACATGGGCGACACCACCGTGTATCTGGCCATTGTGCAGTTTGCCGACACGGAGCGCGACAGGGACTACGTCGCCATTCTGAAGCTGGAGCCGGTGCGCTCCTTCATGCTGCAGAGCGACCGGGTGGCCTTTGAGCCCATCTTCACTCTCCCGGACACAGCCAAGACAGTCA
Coding sequences within:
- a CDS encoding peptidylprolyl isomerase, whose protein sequence is MKRLIISFVILALAISACSVFGAPAKAAKTKTKAPVTAAAPAKAAAPAVVAPQKGESHDAFMERVLAMPDNTIIARVDGVPITKGQLIKQLWMGQATTELESLCEKNALYGEIKKAGITVSDAEVEEEINKAFAANQITDVDAYLASKGISKSRLMSDMRMNLLVKKYADVKFAATKDDVKDYIKASHILIKFDPADPEEEQDAKCLAKIQEVNAKLKAGEDFAELAKEYSEDNTASKGGSLGWFDQSVNYVPEFKTAVFALEEGQVSEPVKTDFGYHLIKVDKLGKNADKADLEEINTSSSFSSKRSQEMNKWYNDIMDKKQIENYLAAPSAKE